One window of Paenibacillus sp. JQZ6Y-1 genomic DNA carries:
- the hisF gene encoding imidazole glycerol phosphate synthase subunit HisF encodes MLAKRIIPCLDVKEGRVVKGVNFVNLRDAGDPVELAALYDREGADELVFLDISASVEGRETMVDVVRRTAEEISIPFTVGGGISSVEDMKKILRAGADKIGINTAAVLNPQLINDGSQRFGAQCIVVAVDARFNEEWSDWEVYTHGGRKPTGIKALDWVKEAQQRGAGEILLTSMDADGTKDGFDLPLTRAVCEAVSIPVIASGGAGLPEHFQEVFAEANADAGLAATIFHYKEISIPALKTELRAEGVEIR; translated from the coding sequence ATGCTTGCGAAGCGTATTATTCCGTGTCTGGATGTGAAGGAAGGACGGGTCGTCAAAGGCGTTAATTTTGTGAATCTGCGTGATGCAGGTGATCCGGTGGAGCTGGCGGCACTGTATGACCGTGAAGGTGCGGATGAACTGGTATTTCTGGATATCTCAGCATCGGTCGAAGGACGCGAAACGATGGTGGATGTGGTGCGCCGGACCGCGGAGGAAATCTCGATTCCATTTACCGTTGGCGGTGGCATCTCCTCGGTTGAGGATATGAAAAAGATCCTGCGCGCCGGTGCGGACAAAATCGGCATTAATACCGCAGCGGTTCTAAATCCACAGCTGATCAATGATGGCTCCCAGCGCTTCGGTGCGCAGTGCATTGTTGTAGCTGTGGATGCGCGCTTTAATGAAGAGTGGAGCGACTGGGAAGTGTATACGCATGGTGGTCGCAAGCCGACCGGCATCAAGGCGCTGGATTGGGTCAAAGAAGCCCAGCAGCGCGGTGCAGGTGAGATTCTGCTCACTAGCATGGATGCAGACGGTACCAAGGATGGTTTCGATCTGCCATTAACGCGTGCGGTATGTGAGGCAGTTAGCATTCCGGTGATCGCTTCTGGCGGCGCAGGCTTGCCGGAGCATTTTCAAGAGGTATTCGCCGAAGCAAATGCGGATGCGGGACTGGCAGCAACGATTTTCCATTACAAGGAGATCTCGATTCCAGCGTTGAAAACGGAATTGAGAGCCGAAGGAGTGGAAATTCGCTAA
- the hisIE gene encoding bifunctional phosphoribosyl-AMP cyclohydrolase/phosphoribosyl-ATP diphosphatase HisIE encodes MSQSDSYNQFQNEILQQSHSWDELNANIRWDRDGLVPAIVQDADSHMVLMMAYMNSESLRRSLDSGDTWFWSRSRQEYWHKGGTSGNTQRITALYYDCDGDTLLVKVRANGPACHTGRISCFYNEVNEVDNKPVFEGSNEQQSQTTNGASADRFAILGELEQMIADRDRERPEGAYTTYLFEKGIDKILKKVGEETAETIIAAKNSDNDELRYEVSDLIYHLLVLLQERKLPLDDVLAELDRRHERPRKD; translated from the coding sequence ATGAGCCAGTCGGACAGTTATAATCAATTTCAAAACGAAATCTTGCAGCAATCTCATTCCTGGGATGAACTGAATGCCAATATCCGCTGGGATCGCGACGGACTGGTGCCTGCGATTGTGCAGGATGCTGACAGCCATATGGTGCTGATGATGGCATATATGAATAGCGAATCGCTGCGCCGCTCGCTGGATTCCGGCGATACGTGGTTCTGGAGTCGTTCTCGTCAGGAGTACTGGCATAAGGGCGGCACATCCGGCAATACGCAGCGCATCACAGCACTCTATTATGATTGCGATGGCGATACATTACTGGTCAAGGTGCGTGCCAATGGACCGGCTTGTCATACAGGACGGATTAGCTGCTTTTACAATGAGGTGAATGAAGTGGATAACAAACCGGTATTTGAAGGATCGAATGAACAACAATCGCAAACGACAAACGGAGCATCCGCTGACCGTTTCGCCATTCTTGGTGAATTGGAGCAGATGATCGCTGACCGTGACCGTGAGCGTCCAGAAGGGGCATATACAACGTATCTATTTGAAAAAGGGATTGATAAAATCCTGAAAAAAGTGGGCGAGGAAACCGCCGAAACGATCATTGCTGCCAAAAATAGCGACAATGATGAGCTGCGCTACGAAGTGAGCGATCTGATCTACCATCTGCTCGTGCTGTTGCAGGAGCGTAAGCTGCCACTGGACGATGTATTGGCAGAGTTGGATCGTCGTCACGAGCGTCCACGTAAGGACTAA
- the hisJ gene encoding histidinol-phosphatase HisJ has product MLIDYHTHHVRCGHAVGELEEYVQRGIEIGLSQLGLSDHLPLIHVDPATYYPEMAMPMDELPRYVEECLRLKEKYRQDIQIRVGLEADYIEGYEEQIRDILERYPFDYVIGSVHFLGEWDISDYRQTHNWEGRDVLDVYRQYYEAVQKAAATGLYDITGHLDVIKRFGQVPPVEQEAERFALEDAALRAVKQADMVMELNSSGLAKVCAEIFPSRRIVEQAIALGIPLTLGSDAHDPLKLSDGLDQARAQLQELGVQQLAVFEDRQRSFVPLNG; this is encoded by the coding sequence ATGCTGATTGATTACCATACGCATCATGTTCGCTGCGGTCATGCTGTGGGCGAGCTAGAGGAATATGTACAACGCGGTATTGAGATTGGACTATCCCAGCTGGGCTTGTCCGATCATCTGCCGCTCATTCATGTCGATCCGGCTACCTATTACCCAGAAATGGCAATGCCGATGGATGAGCTGCCGCGGTATGTGGAAGAATGTTTGCGACTCAAGGAGAAGTATCGTCAGGACATCCAGATTCGTGTCGGTCTGGAAGCCGATTATATCGAAGGATATGAGGAACAAATTCGTGACATTCTGGAACGCTATCCATTTGACTATGTAATCGGATCGGTGCATTTTCTCGGGGAGTGGGATATTTCCGATTATCGGCAAACGCACAATTGGGAAGGTCGCGATGTGCTGGATGTATACCGCCAGTATTATGAAGCGGTGCAGAAGGCAGCTGCGACTGGATTGTATGATATTACGGGGCATCTGGATGTGATCAAGCGCTTCGGTCAGGTTCCACCTGTAGAGCAGGAAGCGGAACGCTTTGCGCTAGAGGATGCGGCGCTGCGAGCTGTGAAGCAGGCGGATATGGTCATGGAGCTGAATTCGTCGGGTCTAGCCAAAGTATGTGCGGAGATCTTCCCATCTCGCCGGATCGTGGAGCAGGCGATTGCACTGGGCATTCCACTCACGCTCGGTTCAGATGCGCATGATCCGCTCAAGCTGAGCGACGGTCTGGATCAGGCTCGTGCTCAATTGCAGGAGCTTGGTGTGCAGCAGCTTGCTGTATTTGAGGACCGACAGCGTTCCTTTGTACCCTTGAACGGTTAA
- a CDS encoding aldo/keto reductase produces MQTVTLNNGVQMPIIGFGVYQIPDAQQCEDAVYDALMAGYRLIDTAAGYMNEEAVGRAIQRSGIPREQLFITTKLWVQDADYERAKLAFPKSLSKLQLDYIDLYLIHQPFGDYYGAWRAMEELYEEGTIKSIGVSNFSPNRLMDLIMHNKVVPAVNQVETHPFYQQENQLQFMRTLGVQHQSWGPFAEGRNDLFRNEVLIAIGHKYNKSVAQVVLRWLAQRDIVVIPKSVSKERIIENINIFDFTLDADDLQQIAKLDTGESLFLNYEDPEIAKMMGNWKVEL; encoded by the coding sequence ATGCAAACAGTTACTTTGAATAATGGCGTGCAAATGCCGATTATTGGTTTTGGTGTGTACCAGATCCCTGATGCACAGCAATGCGAGGACGCGGTCTACGACGCGCTGATGGCGGGCTATCGTCTGATCGATACGGCGGCAGGTTATATGAATGAAGAAGCGGTTGGACGGGCAATCCAGCGTAGTGGCATTCCACGTGAGCAGTTATTTATTACGACCAAGCTCTGGGTGCAGGATGCAGACTATGAGCGTGCCAAGCTCGCATTTCCCAAGTCACTGAGTAAGCTACAGCTAGACTATATTGATCTGTATCTGATCCATCAACCGTTTGGCGATTATTACGGCGCATGGCGTGCGATGGAAGAGTTGTATGAGGAAGGAACAATCAAATCCATCGGCGTTAGCAATTTTTCTCCGAATCGTCTAATGGATCTGATCATGCATAACAAAGTCGTTCCTGCGGTTAATCAGGTCGAAACGCATCCATTTTATCAACAGGAGAATCAGCTTCAATTCATGCGTACACTGGGGGTGCAGCATCAATCTTGGGGACCATTTGCTGAAGGACGCAATGATCTATTTCGCAATGAAGTACTAATAGCCATCGGTCACAAGTATAACAAGTCGGTCGCTCAGGTTGTGCTGCGCTGGTTGGCGCAGCGTGATATTGTAGTGATTCCCAAATCGGTCAGCAAGGAGCGGATCATCGAGAATATCAATATTTTCGACTTTACCTTAGATGCTGATGATCTACAGCAGATTGCCAAGCTGGATACAGGAGAAAGTCTATTCTTGAATTATGAGGACCCGGAAATCGCTAAGATGATGGGTAATTGGAAAGTCGAGCTGTAA
- a CDS encoding MerR family transcriptional regulator, translating to MLTVKEAALMTGLTQHAVRFYTDKGLVPSVQRDANNIRLFDEESINWLYGVKCLKQSGMPIETIKVYVDLCLEGDSTVAQRCEMMMQYKEAALRQLEEAKQRVAHLEQKAIQYQAILEHRMPDMTNPGNWSKIRQDA from the coding sequence ATGCTTACGGTCAAAGAAGCTGCATTGATGACAGGTCTGACACAGCATGCTGTCCGCTTTTATACGGATAAAGGATTGGTGCCGAGCGTTCAGCGTGATGCCAACAATATCCGCTTGTTTGATGAGGAGTCGATCAACTGGTTATATGGCGTCAAATGCCTCAAGCAATCGGGTATGCCCATCGAAACGATCAAAGTATATGTAGACTTATGTCTAGAAGGCGATTCAACCGTTGCGCAGCGCTGCGAGATGATGATGCAGTACAAGGAAGCCGCACTACGTCAACTAGAGGAAGCCAAGCAACGCGTCGCTCATCTGGAGCAAAAAGCGATCCAATATCAAGCCATTTTAGAGCATCGCATGCCGGATATGACCAATCCGGGCAACTGGAGCAAAATCCGGCAGGATGCCTGA
- a CDS encoding ABC transporter permease, which yields MKAIIDEIKLILNGKFIWIMLIAPLIISSAFGYVFKNNQLNEAPIAVVDMDHSDYSQQLIEKLDADQYLDIKYITYNYMEPNSFLYNEDYFGVIYLPAGLEKAHAQGGQVNIGLYVDTALATATTYLRNGVTEVINAENATVAASKLVGLGVSSAQAANFTTGLSLQTRLLYNPTNNTLMSSVIGFLNTVFLSILGGATLGIVPRMREQGVLADALRRPLSLVLRILPYSVIATISMYLVMGCLKQIGGLRFEVNVYELWIPFLMYTIALSLLCMLVGWSAANPARAAGRITMILLPSFILSGAQIPVALLPPILQTVSHALPLSWHFKFLRGLGFRGGDLKYFGQEIGGFLILITSFLLIIFLLMLNEMRKIRKAEKNGGLHTDAVDSTETVITTETVDGIKITKTAPAPAPTSGTTKPNPS from the coding sequence ATGAAAGCAATAATTGATGAAATCAAACTCATTCTAAACGGCAAATTCATCTGGATCATGCTGATTGCACCGCTGATTATCTCGTCAGCATTCGGCTATGTATTCAAAAACAACCAGCTGAACGAAGCGCCCATCGCTGTGGTCGATATGGATCATAGCGATTACAGTCAACAGCTGATCGAGAAGCTGGATGCCGATCAGTACCTTGATATTAAGTACATTACGTACAATTACATGGAGCCGAATAGCTTCCTGTATAACGAGGACTATTTTGGCGTGATCTATCTGCCTGCGGGTCTGGAAAAGGCACATGCGCAAGGTGGTCAGGTGAATATCGGTCTGTACGTCGATACGGCGCTGGCAACAGCGACCACCTATCTGCGTAACGGGGTAACCGAAGTAATCAATGCGGAAAATGCTACCGTGGCTGCCAGCAAGCTGGTAGGGCTTGGTGTCAGCTCCGCGCAAGCCGCTAATTTTACAACAGGGCTTAGCCTGCAAACACGGCTGCTGTATAACCCAACCAACAATACGCTGATGAGCTCCGTCATCGGCTTCCTGAATACCGTATTCCTGTCTATTCTGGGCGGTGCTACCCTTGGGATCGTACCTCGGATGCGTGAGCAAGGCGTGCTTGCCGATGCGCTGCGTCGTCCGCTCAGTCTCGTGCTGCGGATTCTGCCGTATTCGGTTATCGCCACCATTTCCATGTATCTGGTTATGGGCTGTCTGAAGCAGATCGGCGGATTGCGGTTTGAAGTGAATGTATATGAGCTATGGATTCCGTTCCTCATGTACACCATCGCGCTGTCGCTGCTATGTATGCTCGTTGGCTGGAGTGCCGCTAACCCGGCACGCGCTGCGGGACGGATCACGATGATCCTGCTGCCATCGTTTATTTTGAGCGGCGCGCAGATTCCGGTCGCGCTGTTGCCACCGATTTTGCAAACCGTCAGCCATGCGCTGCCATTGTCTTGGCATTTCAAATTCCTACGCGGACTCGGTTTCCGTGGCGGCGATCTGAAATACTTTGGACAAGAGATTGGCGGATTCTTGATTTTGATTACCAGCTTCCTGCTAATCATTTTCCTGCTTATGCTGAATGAAATGCGTAAAATTCGCAAAGCGGAAAAAAATGGCGGGCTGCACACCGATGCAGTGGATTCGACCGAAACGGTGATCACAACGGAAACCGTCGATGGGATCAAAATTACCAAAACGGCTCCGGCACCAGCTCCCACTTCTGGTACAACCAAACCCAATCCGAGCTAA
- a CDS encoding HlyD family secretion protein, whose amino-acid sequence MKIVKLIPIIVLIVALGVGGTLLMMHGKDAVSMAALKKEGVLTIDTVNSSFEGQSGKVTAVKVKEEDHVKKGQVLMTLDTQDVNLQIKNVKEQMSQIDVQIAQAQSELTSQAHKLAEQKANAQLSIEAAKVAQQKVLTGARPEDIQSQEIAVDSAKKSVEVANNGVNAAQTGVATAQQAVDYAQTNYDRAKSLFDNGLGTQASLDSAQNALDTAQKQLQSTQDQLVSAQKQVEVAGNQVRAQETALEKLKNGATTEDRDAAQVQVDQAQQALKQIEQGQEDITNGKYNIDLLNKQKDALQINLDNLTVQKERRVLTASADGKVTRVVPKTGENVSAGTPVVVIETGKMYYDLYVGEENIKHFQAGAKVSTNVISLGKDVQGTVRYITSAPQYAALRMSREKGQADTTSFIVRVDVKRTSDLLPGMTVEVPTDESNN is encoded by the coding sequence GTGAAAATTGTAAAACTTATTCCCATCATCGTATTGATTGTCGCGCTCGGCGTAGGCGGCACACTGCTGATGATGCACGGCAAGGACGCCGTTTCGATGGCTGCCCTAAAAAAGGAAGGCGTGCTGACCATTGATACCGTCAACAGCTCCTTTGAAGGACAATCCGGCAAAGTTACCGCCGTTAAGGTCAAAGAAGAAGATCACGTCAAAAAAGGACAAGTTCTAATGACGCTCGATACACAGGACGTTAACCTGCAAATCAAAAACGTCAAAGAGCAAATGTCCCAGATTGATGTACAAATCGCTCAAGCGCAAAGCGAGCTAACTAGCCAAGCCCACAAGCTGGCTGAACAAAAAGCCAATGCGCAGTTGAGTATTGAAGCTGCCAAAGTCGCTCAGCAAAAAGTACTGACTGGCGCACGCCCGGAAGATATTCAAAGTCAGGAAATCGCCGTCGATTCTGCTAAAAAATCGGTCGAAGTTGCCAACAATGGCGTGAATGCTGCCCAAACTGGCGTAGCTACCGCTCAACAGGCAGTCGATTATGCACAAACAAACTACGACCGTGCGAAGTCGCTATTTGATAACGGCTTGGGAACACAAGCGAGCCTAGACAGTGCTCAAAATGCACTGGATACCGCACAAAAGCAGCTGCAAAGTACACAGGATCAACTCGTAAGCGCGCAAAAGCAAGTCGAAGTTGCTGGCAATCAGGTCAGAGCACAAGAAACCGCTCTGGAAAAACTGAAAAATGGTGCGACTACCGAAGACCGCGATGCGGCGCAAGTACAAGTGGATCAAGCACAACAAGCTCTAAAACAAATCGAACAAGGTCAGGAAGATATTACGAACGGGAAATACAATATCGACCTGCTGAACAAACAAAAAGACGCCCTGCAAATCAATCTCGATAATCTGACGGTACAAAAAGAACGCCGCGTACTGACAGCTTCCGCTGATGGTAAAGTGACTCGCGTCGTACCAAAAACAGGTGAAAATGTATCGGCTGGTACACCAGTTGTCGTCATCGAAACTGGCAAAATGTACTACGATCTGTATGTAGGCGAGGAAAATATCAAACACTTCCAAGCGGGTGCCAAAGTAAGCACCAATGTAATCTCTCTTGGCAAAGATGTACAAGGTACGGTTCGTTATATCACTTCCGCGCCGCAATATGCCGCTCTGCGGATGAGCCGTGAAAAAGGACAGGCGGATACAACTTCCTTTATCGTGCGTGTGGATGTGAAGCGTACATCTGACCTGCTGCCGGGAATGACGGTGGAGGTTCCAACCGATGAAAGCAATAATTGA
- a CDS encoding MarR family winged helix-turn-helix transcriptional regulator produces MPKLESSHMDHKLDRLQELAALFPNMDIDCLLTSFLLIRTSHDLYNQSASLLTENGLSQGKVRILASLLLRKELVLPSELAKSAGVTRSTMTGLINGLEKDGLIRRGAHEDRRMTAIHLTEQGEALLMNVMPAYGDLVSGMLSHLTSEERIVLKGLLHKIRTGIEQTKPE; encoded by the coding sequence ATGCCGAAATTAGAATCATCGCATATGGATCACAAGCTAGATCGCTTGCAGGAACTGGCAGCGCTGTTTCCCAATATGGATATCGACTGTCTGCTGACATCGTTTCTGCTTATCCGTACGTCGCATGATCTGTATAATCAGTCTGCCTCTTTGCTGACCGAAAACGGCTTGTCCCAAGGCAAAGTACGCATTCTGGCGTCGCTGCTGCTGCGCAAAGAGCTCGTGCTTCCCTCCGAACTTGCCAAGTCTGCTGGCGTAACCCGCTCAACAATGACTGGCTTGATCAATGGTTTGGAAAAAGACGGTCTGATTCGCAGAGGTGCTCATGAAGATCGTCGAATGACTGCAATCCATTTGACGGAACAGGGCGAAGCCTTGCTGATGAATGTAATGCCTGCTTATGGCGATCTCGTGTCTGGCATGTTGTCGCATCTGACATCGGAAGAACGTATCGTACTCAAAGGTCTTTTGCATAAAATTCGTACAGGGATTGAGCAGACAAAACCGGAATAG
- a CDS encoding ribose-phosphate diphosphokinase, producing the protein MKEKMRIFSGSSSPELAATIAERLGLSLGKIKLSQFKSGETYVHYEETIRNMDVFLVQSLSHPINELFVELLVMIDAAKRASARTINIIVPYYGYARQERKSAPREPISAKMVADVLTTVGADRVITIDLHASAIQGFFNIPVDHLTALDLISDYLRNQSIQDAVVVSPDAGRAYTAEKLANRLDVPFAMMIKKRPAHNESVITHVIGDVQGRTPIIIEDLIDTGTTIVNVVESLKERGANDAIVCATHGLFSGEALKRLDHPAIRELVVTDSIQLPPGHLDRLTVLSVAPMLAHAVRIIMEGGSIATMFSDAGI; encoded by the coding sequence ATGAAAGAAAAGATGCGAATTTTCTCCGGTTCTTCAAGCCCGGAGCTGGCAGCCACCATTGCCGAACGTCTCGGCCTGTCACTGGGTAAGATCAAGCTGTCCCAGTTTAAAAGTGGTGAAACGTATGTACATTACGAAGAAACGATCCGCAATATGGACGTGTTCCTCGTTCAGTCGTTATCTCATCCCATCAATGAGCTGTTCGTTGAACTGCTCGTTATGATCGACGCTGCCAAACGTGCATCGGCGCGTACAATCAATATTATTGTTCCGTATTACGGATATGCACGTCAGGAACGCAAATCTGCACCACGGGAGCCGATTTCTGCAAAAATGGTTGCTGATGTACTGACTACAGTTGGTGCAGACCGGGTAATTACTATTGATCTCCATGCTTCAGCAATCCAAGGCTTCTTCAATATACCAGTGGATCATCTGACTGCGCTTGATCTGATTAGTGATTATTTGCGTAATCAGTCGATACAGGATGCGGTTGTCGTATCGCCAGATGCTGGACGTGCCTATACGGCAGAAAAGTTGGCGAACCGTCTTGATGTACCGTTTGCGATGATGATCAAAAAGCGTCCTGCCCATAACGAATCCGTGATTACTCACGTGATTGGTGATGTGCAAGGCAGAACACCGATCATTATCGAGGATTTGATCGATACGGGAACAACGATTGTTAACGTGGTCGAGAGTTTGAAAGAGCGTGGGGCCAATGACGCAATCGTTTGCGCAACGCATGGTCTATTTTCGGGCGAGGCGCTAAAACGACTGGATCATCCCGCGATTCGTGAGCTGGTGGTTACCGATTCGATTCAATTGCCGCCGGGTCATCTAGACCGATTGACGGTATTGTCAGTTGCGCCGATGCTGGCTCATGCGGTTCGCATTATTATGGAAGGCGGTTCCATCGCCACCATGTTCAGCGACGCAGGCATCTAA
- a CDS encoding tetratricopeptide repeat protein: protein MNEHTRNVEAAERKVIKLRLDANFFFERAVRSLDRYRYDKALKYFQKAVEYEPENPVNHCNMAGILSEMGNYAASNQVLEQILDEVDPMMVECHFYMANNYANMEQFAEAEQQLLIYMAEDRGGPFAHEAEELMELIHHELMRSGQQPQPAPEQQLQADVDDLHEDARRLLENGQLEQACEALKQVLIQQPEHDAARNNLAVTLQHLGQLSQAAEQIQQILERDPHNLHALCNRAILMQELGQLEPLQLQIITLRQLRPMHQEHLLKLAITMAMLGEHDMAYRHFRRLLNQQPMRQHQELYHYMAAAACYVGKYEQAEQIWRNMLRFAPEEEVPAFYVNHLDELKQGQLEPSYRYVLPHAPTSKSLPAVQEQHSMAGAPQSVRLLQVLQQGTEDEQLAALQQYRMDDNAEVQYALREYVNREQIADSLRAAAERLLRQWSAAQQLPDDGLIDDLDSVRASMPMWDERWQQVVEEFRRLSPRRHDSRIEHDVEALWLEFVKRSYPELPRLHHPEGWAAALDYLVARIRRQPLTYAEVAHRYGSTISLTSRYARRISRLCHVQQKIHPLHADSTRPI from the coding sequence GTGAATGAACATACGCGAAATGTGGAAGCGGCGGAACGGAAAGTGATCAAGCTCAGACTGGATGCCAATTTCTTTTTTGAGCGGGCTGTACGCTCATTAGACCGTTATCGTTATGACAAGGCATTGAAATATTTTCAAAAAGCCGTGGAATATGAACCTGAGAATCCGGTCAATCATTGCAATATGGCTGGGATTTTGTCAGAGATGGGGAATTATGCGGCGTCCAATCAAGTGCTGGAACAGATTCTAGATGAAGTCGACCCGATGATGGTCGAGTGTCATTTTTATATGGCAAACAATTATGCCAATATGGAGCAATTTGCCGAAGCAGAGCAGCAGCTATTGATCTATATGGCTGAGGATCGCGGAGGTCCTTTTGCTCACGAAGCGGAGGAACTGATGGAGCTGATCCATCATGAGCTGATGCGCAGCGGACAACAACCTCAACCCGCACCGGAGCAGCAGCTACAGGCAGATGTTGATGATCTGCATGAGGACGCGCGGCGATTGCTAGAGAATGGGCAGTTGGAGCAGGCATGTGAAGCGCTGAAGCAGGTGTTGATCCAGCAGCCAGAGCATGATGCCGCCCGCAATAATCTAGCAGTAACGTTACAGCATCTTGGGCAATTGTCACAGGCAGCAGAACAGATTCAGCAGATTCTGGAGCGCGATCCGCACAATTTGCATGCGCTGTGCAATCGTGCCATTCTGATGCAGGAATTGGGTCAGCTTGAACCGCTGCAATTGCAGATTATTACGCTGCGTCAATTGCGCCCGATGCATCAGGAGCATCTCTTGAAGCTAGCCATTACGATGGCGATGCTGGGCGAGCATGATATGGCATATCGGCATTTCCGCCGGTTGCTGAATCAGCAGCCGATGCGTCAGCATCAAGAACTGTATCATTATATGGCGGCAGCTGCCTGTTATGTGGGTAAATATGAGCAGGCAGAGCAAATTTGGCGCAATATGCTGCGGTTTGCACCAGAAGAGGAAGTGCCTGCCTTTTACGTCAATCATCTGGACGAATTGAAGCAGGGACAGCTGGAGCCATCGTATCGCTATGTACTGCCGCATGCACCGACATCGAAGTCGCTGCCTGCCGTTCAGGAGCAACATTCGATGGCAGGTGCTCCGCAATCGGTACGCTTGCTGCAAGTGTTGCAGCAGGGAACGGAAGACGAGCAGCTGGCAGCTCTGCAACAGTATCGGATGGATGACAACGCCGAAGTGCAGTATGCGCTGCGTGAGTATGTTAATAGGGAGCAGATTGCAGACTCGCTGCGTGCAGCGGCGGAGCGTTTATTGCGTCAATGGTCAGCTGCTCAGCAGTTACCGGATGATGGATTGATCGATGATCTGGATTCGGTACGAGCGTCGATGCCGATGTGGGATGAGCGCTGGCAGCAGGTGGTGGAGGAATTCCGCCGTTTATCGCCGCGCCGCCATGATAGCCGGATTGAACACGATGTTGAAGCGCTGTGGCTGGAATTTGTAAAACGCTCGTATCCTGAGCTACCGCGCCTGCATCATCCAGAAGGTTGGGCAGCGGCGTTGGATTATCTCGTCGCGCGCATTCGCCGTCAGCCATTGACGTATGCGGAAGTGGCGCACCGTTATGGCAGCACCATTTCGCTAACGAGTCGGTATGCTAGACGGATCAGTCGTCTCTGTCACGTACAGCAAAAAATTCATCCGCTTCATGCGGATAGCACCAGACCGATATAA
- the trxB gene encoding thioredoxin-disulfide reductase gives MYKSIIIGTGPAGLTAAIYLARANMEPLIIEGLQPGGQLTTTTEIENFPGFTDGIMGPELMDNMRKQAERFGAKFKSSWVEKVDLSKRPFKVTVEGLGELETESVIISTGASARYLGIPGEQDNIGRGVSTCATCDGFFFRNKKLVVIGGGDSAMEEASFLTRFATEVTVVNRRDELRASKIMQDRARENPKINWALNRKPLEVVAGDSGLKGLKVLNNETGQEELVEADGVFVAIGHTPNTGFLGGQINTDAHGYIVVTPGTTETNIPGVFACGDVQDTRYRQAITAAGSGCMAAMDCEKFLEGTMVHDWSEALDK, from the coding sequence ATGTATAAATCGATTATTATCGGAACAGGCCCTGCTGGGCTGACCGCTGCCATCTATCTGGCTCGTGCGAATATGGAGCCGTTGATTATTGAAGGGCTGCAACCAGGTGGTCAATTAACGACAACAACTGAAATCGAAAACTTTCCGGGCTTTACCGATGGAATCATGGGACCGGAATTGATGGATAATATGCGCAAGCAGGCAGAACGCTTTGGTGCCAAATTTAAATCTAGCTGGGTCGAAAAAGTAGATCTGTCCAAACGTCCCTTCAAGGTAACCGTCGAAGGTCTGGGCGAGCTGGAAACAGAATCGGTCATTATTTCTACCGGTGCATCTGCTAGATACCTTGGCATTCCGGGAGAGCAAGACAATATCGGTCGCGGCGTCAGCACATGTGCGACATGTGACGGATTCTTTTTCCGTAACAAAAAGCTGGTTGTGATCGGTGGCGGCGACTCCGCGATGGAGGAAGCTAGCTTCCTGACTCGTTTTGCAACCGAAGTAACGGTTGTAAACCGTCGCGATGAACTGCGTGCGTCCAAAATCATGCAGGATCGTGCACGCGAGAATCCAAAAATCAACTGGGCGCTGAATCGTAAGCCGCTCGAAGTGGTGGCTGGTGACTCTGGTCTGAAAGGGCTCAAAGTACTCAACAACGAAACCGGACAGGAAGAGCTGGTAGAAGCGGACGGCGTGTTCGTCGCAATCGGTCATACGCCGAATACCGGCTTCCTCGGTGGACAGATCAATACCGATGCTCACGGTTATATCGTCGTCACACCGGGCACAACGGAAACGAATATCCCAGGCGTATTTGCTTGCGGCGACGTACAGGATACGCGCTACCGTCAGGCGATCACCGCAGCAGGCAGCGGCTGTATGGCAGCGATGGACTGTGAGAAGTTCCTTGAAGGAACGATGGTACACGACTGGAGCGAAGCGCTGGATAAATAA